The Zobellia alginiliquefaciens genome contains a region encoding:
- a CDS encoding LacI family DNA-binding transcriptional regulator: MKRKLSLDDIAKHFKVSKSTVSKALNDSHEISDRTKAKIIAYAREHKYRPNLNAINLRKEPSQSVGVIIPNILNYFFAQVISGVEKILNDNGYNMIACISNESYKKEVAITEMLRKGAISGLLVSLAEETGRLDKVEHFEPFLNKGIPVVMFDRVSSKLNCDKVTIDDTKTAYNATEHLIKSGCKRIAVVSLLGDLEISKLRINGYSQCLKDHAIPVDQSLIFEKLEKSLMEVEIRKLLSSGKVDAILGLEEEAGVTSLLTANSLGIKIPEELSIVCFTNGILPKYVRPSLTSISQHGYYMGETAAKQLVERIEQNDTEKDFKTEVIKTTMIERESTLALT; the protein is encoded by the coding sequence ATGAAGCGAAAACTTAGTTTAGACGATATTGCCAAGCACTTTAAGGTATCTAAATCTACCGTATCCAAAGCCTTGAACGACAGCCATGAAATTAGTGACCGTACCAAAGCCAAGATTATTGCTTATGCACGAGAACATAAGTACCGACCGAATTTAAACGCAATAAATCTTAGAAAAGAACCTTCTCAATCCGTAGGTGTTATTATTCCAAATATTCTCAATTATTTCTTTGCCCAAGTTATTAGCGGAGTTGAAAAAATATTGAATGATAATGGTTACAATATGATTGCCTGTATCTCTAATGAATCCTATAAAAAGGAAGTTGCTATTACAGAAATGCTACGGAAGGGAGCTATATCCGGACTCCTTGTTTCCCTTGCCGAAGAAACGGGAAGACTTGACAAAGTAGAACACTTTGAACCTTTTTTGAACAAAGGTATACCTGTAGTAATGTTTGACCGTGTATCCTCAAAATTGAATTGCGACAAAGTTACGATTGATGATACAAAAACAGCCTATAATGCTACCGAACATCTTATAAAATCTGGATGCAAACGTATTGCAGTTGTTTCCTTATTGGGTGATCTTGAAATTTCTAAACTAAGAATAAATGGATATAGTCAGTGTCTAAAAGACCATGCTATTCCTGTAGACCAAAGCTTGATTTTTGAAAAGCTAGAAAAGTCATTAATGGAAGTTGAAATCAGAAAATTGCTTTCTAGCGGAAAAGTAGATGCTATTTTAGGATTGGAAGAAGAAGCCGGAGTCACCTCTTTGTTAACGGCAAATTCCTTAGGTATTAAAATTCCCGAGGAGCTCTCCATAGTTTGTTTTACTAATGGAATTCTTCCTAAATATGTAAGACCTAGTTTGACCTCCATTAGTCAACATGGCTATTATATGGGTGAAACCGCAGCAAAACAACTTGTGGAAAGAATAGAACAAAACGACACCGAAAAAGATTTTAAGACCGAGGTTATAAAAACCACAATGATTGAAAGGGAATCTACGCTGGCCTTAACTTAA
- a CDS encoding bile acid:sodium symporter family protein, which translates to MKINIDGFVLSVIAVIGIAYIFPQWGVPGSKIPIDTISTIGVSLIFFFYGLKLSPEKLNSGIKNWKLHLLVQASTFVIFPLLVLLFRPLVQNQEQEIIWLAFFFLAALPSTVSSSVVMVSIAKGNIPAAIFNASISGIIGVLVTPLWMGLFVQNAQSDFDFTDIYTKLIVQIILPVIVGFLLQRFLGEMAQRYGKQLTLFDKSIILLIIYKSFAESFAGNVFSSVSILDIVLLLFAVVILFYTVFLLTGFLALKMRFDLEDRITAQFCGTKKSLVHGTVFSKILFSNMASIGIILLPLMLFHATQLLIISVVASKMSRNASID; encoded by the coding sequence ATGAAAATAAATATTGATGGATTTGTTCTGTCAGTTATTGCTGTAATAGGCATTGCTTATATATTTCCGCAATGGGGAGTGCCCGGAAGTAAAATCCCTATTGATACCATTAGTACAATAGGTGTTTCTCTTATATTCTTTTTCTACGGTCTTAAACTAAGTCCCGAAAAATTGAACTCGGGTATTAAGAACTGGAAACTCCATCTATTGGTACAGGCCTCTACTTTTGTAATATTTCCGTTATTGGTGTTGCTTTTTAGGCCGTTAGTTCAAAACCAGGAACAAGAAATCATTTGGCTTGCCTTCTTTTTTTTGGCAGCTTTACCGTCAACCGTTTCTTCTTCCGTGGTAATGGTTTCCATTGCAAAGGGAAATATTCCAGCGGCTATTTTTAATGCAAGTATTTCAGGAATCATAGGTGTTTTGGTGACTCCTTTGTGGATGGGGCTATTTGTGCAAAATGCACAATCCGACTTCGATTTTACGGACATTTATACCAAACTTATAGTGCAAATTATTTTACCGGTCATAGTGGGCTTTCTTTTACAACGGTTCTTGGGAGAAATGGCACAGAGGTATGGTAAGCAGTTAACGTTATTTGATAAATCGATAATCCTTCTGATTATTTATAAAAGCTTTGCGGAATCGTTTGCAGGGAATGTTTTCTCTTCAGTATCTATTTTAGATATAGTACTTCTTTTGTTTGCCGTGGTTATTTTGTTCTATACCGTTTTTCTTTTAACTGGCTTTTTAGCTCTAAAAATGAGGTTTGATTTGGAAGACCGGATTACCGCACAGTTTTGTGGAACAAAAAAGTCACTCGTACACGGAACGGTGTTTTCTAAAATCCTATTTAGCAATATGGCTTCCATAGGTATCATACTCTTACCGCTAATGTTGTTTCATGCTACACAACTATTGATTATAAGCGTAGTCGCTTCAAAAATGAGTAGGAACGCTAGTATCGATTAG
- a CDS encoding c-type cytochrome domain-containing protein: MKKGIPVFLNVLFFLHVLLAFLVLFEGYLKIPFWLQPLGRMHPLVLHFPVAFIVLLAVLNLFKKQLDPVSFQKINFTLVLGTSFMTVLATLMGLMLSLEGYDSETMTFHKWLGIALCFIVYALVWCYSYQKVFQVVLYIGVVGVVIAGHYGASLTHGSDFIMQPITASKKAVVNENTPIYTAYVAPILKEKCTSCHNPQKHKGDLDLTTIEAIVRGGENGDVWLAHNADKSLFLNRVALPLEDEEHMPPEGKPQLTQEEIELMQTWIDHGADAQISFAQLQEVDTLRTLIAQKWMKAAEDATYTFDFASAETIEELNNPYRTVVQKAPNSPAIEVAIFGRAAFQESYLNDLEKIKEQLVYLNLANLPVENAHMNTIGKLTNLEHLVLNFTNIDADGIAQLNTCRKLQTVSLSGTAIDLSVLESLKALAGLKEVFVWNTQLTTKDIQKIRNELPNVRINEGYVPNPEEVLPLTPPILVGEGNIISSGDTISLGHKMTGVTIKYTIDGSAPDSTSTTFKEPFSLDLDGKRKRIIRAYAYKKGWLPSEPVSYEFYDRGFVPEAVQVEHPGILSSYTGEAAKILTDNIINSEKIGYSKFWATYKTNPLVAIVDFSKDSLKIKEVVLSCGIHNKQKKSPLKFVEVYTSKNKEDWQLIKNENFAGENDMEKLKEISVQFLPTSERYFKIVAQPVKKETIRVNQLFFF, translated from the coding sequence ATGAAAAAAGGAATTCCTGTGTTTCTGAACGTACTGTTCTTCCTTCATGTACTATTAGCGTTTTTGGTACTTTTTGAAGGCTATCTTAAAATTCCATTTTGGTTGCAGCCGTTGGGTAGAATGCATCCATTGGTTTTACACTTTCCAGTGGCTTTTATCGTGCTTCTGGCCGTACTTAATTTGTTTAAAAAACAGCTAGACCCAGTTTCATTTCAAAAGATAAACTTCACTTTAGTGTTGGGAACTTCTTTTATGACCGTGCTGGCAACGCTCATGGGTCTCATGCTTTCACTGGAAGGGTACGACTCGGAAACAATGACATTTCATAAGTGGTTGGGTATTGCCCTTTGCTTTATTGTGTACGCGCTTGTTTGGTGCTATTCTTATCAAAAGGTATTTCAAGTAGTATTATATATCGGAGTAGTTGGAGTGGTTATAGCAGGACATTATGGAGCGAGCCTTACCCATGGTTCGGATTTTATAATGCAGCCAATTACTGCATCAAAGAAAGCTGTAGTAAATGAAAATACACCCATATATACAGCATACGTTGCTCCAATACTAAAAGAAAAATGTACGAGTTGCCATAATCCTCAAAAGCATAAGGGCGATTTAGATTTGACTACTATTGAAGCAATAGTAAGAGGAGGTGAAAACGGAGATGTTTGGTTAGCACATAATGCTGATAAAAGCCTTTTTTTAAATAGGGTTGCATTGCCGTTGGAAGATGAAGAGCACATGCCACCAGAGGGAAAACCGCAACTGACACAAGAAGAAATTGAGCTGATGCAAACTTGGATAGATCATGGAGCAGACGCTCAAATCAGTTTTGCTCAGTTACAAGAGGTCGATACTTTAAGAACTCTGATTGCTCAAAAATGGATGAAGGCTGCTGAAGATGCAACGTATACATTTGATTTTGCTTCGGCGGAAACTATAGAAGAGCTTAACAACCCCTACCGGACGGTAGTTCAAAAAGCACCTAATTCACCTGCTATTGAAGTCGCTATTTTTGGTAGGGCCGCTTTTCAAGAAAGTTACCTTAACGATCTTGAAAAAATAAAAGAACAATTGGTGTACTTGAATTTAGCCAATCTACCTGTAGAAAATGCGCATATGAATACTATTGGAAAATTGACTAACCTAGAACATTTGGTGCTCAATTTTACAAATATAGATGCTGATGGAATTGCGCAGTTGAATACCTGTAGGAAATTGCAAACGGTATCATTGTCCGGAACAGCCATAGATTTATCTGTACTGGAATCGTTAAAAGCATTAGCTGGATTGAAGGAAGTATTTGTGTGGAACACCCAACTGACTACCAAAGACATTCAAAAAATAAGAAACGAATTACCAAACGTTAGAATAAATGAAGGGTATGTACCAAACCCGGAAGAAGTTTTGCCCCTAACGCCACCTATTTTGGTTGGTGAAGGAAATATCATCAGTAGCGGCGATACAATTTCTTTAGGGCACAAAATGACCGGAGTTACCATTAAGTATACTATAGACGGTTCTGCACCAGATTCAACTTCAACAACATTTAAGGAGCCATTTTCTTTAGATTTGGATGGCAAAAGAAAGCGAATAATCAGAGCCTACGCATATAAAAAGGGATGGTTGCCCAGTGAACCGGTATCGTATGAGTTTTATGATAGGGGATTCGTGCCTGAAGCAGTACAGGTTGAACACCCTGGCATCTTGAGCTCGTATACTGGAGAGGCAGCAAAAATATTGACAGATAATATTATAAATAGTGAAAAAATTGGGTACTCTAAATTTTGGGCTACCTATAAAACAAATCCACTAGTGGCTATTGTCGATTTTAGTAAAGATAGCCTCAAAATAAAAGAAGTAGTTTTAAGTTGTGGCATTCACAACAAGCAGAAAAAATCACCTCTTAAATTCGTTGAGGTGTATACCTCAAAAAACAAAGAGGATTGGCAGTTAATAAAGAATGAGAATTTTGCAGGTGAGAACGATATGGAAAAACTCAAAGAAATATCAGTTCAATTTTTACCAACTTCAGAAAGGTACTTTAAGATTGTAGCACAACCCGTGAAAAAGGAAACGATCAGGGTAAACCAGCTCTTCTTTTTTTAG
- a CDS encoding DUF1501 domain-containing protein, which yields MDKEVFEHYLNTNRRHFLGKMAMGMGGVALGSLLMPDLLSSKKTAEEQLPLGLKHFAAKAKRIILLVQNGAPSQLESFDYKPKLNDMFGQELPPSIRGDQKLTGMTAGQESFPLVGSKFGFKQYGKSGAWVSDLFPHIGKITDDICIIKSMHTDAINHDPALTFMQTGAQVGNRPSIGSWFSYGLGSENQNLPAYCVLLSKGKGNGQGVYSKLWSNGFLDSSHQGVQLSASEDPILYLNDPKGMDRESRRKMLDHLASLNQLGYDEFGDPEIPAKIKQYEMAYRMQTAVPEITDVSKEPDHIKKLYGPDCMVPGTYAANCLLARKLSESGVRFVQLYHQGWDQHNNLVGEMAGQAKDVDMASAALITDLKQRGLLDETLVIWSGEFGRTNYCQGKLTKDNYGRDHHPRCYSIFMAGGGVKAGLSYGKTDELGYNIVESPVHIHDLHATIMHLMGLDHEKLTHKHLGRRFRLTDVHGHVVKDILA from the coding sequence ATGGATAAAGAAGTTTTTGAACATTATTTGAATACGAACCGAAGACATTTTTTGGGAAAAATGGCCATGGGAATGGGCGGGGTAGCATTAGGTTCTCTTTTAATGCCCGATTTGCTATCCAGTAAGAAAACCGCGGAAGAACAGCTCCCATTAGGGTTAAAACATTTTGCGGCAAAGGCAAAACGCATCATTTTACTGGTCCAAAATGGAGCACCTTCGCAACTGGAGAGCTTTGATTACAAGCCCAAGTTGAATGATATGTTTGGTCAAGAGCTTCCTCCTTCAATTCGTGGAGACCAAAAATTAACGGGAATGACCGCTGGTCAGGAATCTTTTCCTTTGGTGGGTTCCAAATTTGGCTTTAAACAATACGGTAAATCCGGAGCTTGGGTGAGTGACCTTTTTCCACATATAGGTAAAATTACAGATGATATTTGTATCATAAAAAGTATGCATACAGATGCTATTAACCATGATCCGGCTTTAACGTTTATGCAGACAGGCGCACAAGTGGGTAATCGTCCAAGTATTGGCTCGTGGTTTAGCTACGGCTTAGGTAGTGAGAATCAAAATTTACCGGCATACTGCGTTTTGCTTTCTAAGGGTAAAGGTAACGGCCAAGGTGTATATTCCAAATTATGGTCTAATGGCTTTTTGGATAGTTCTCACCAAGGTGTACAGTTAAGTGCAAGTGAAGACCCTATTTTGTATCTGAACGATCCAAAAGGGATGGATAGGGAATCACGCCGTAAAATGTTGGATCACTTGGCTTCTTTGAACCAATTAGGGTATGATGAGTTTGGTGATCCGGAAATTCCAGCAAAAATTAAGCAATATGAAATGGCCTATAGAATGCAAACGGCCGTACCGGAAATAACGGATGTATCCAAAGAACCGGACCATATTAAGAAATTGTACGGACCGGATTGTATGGTGCCCGGTACTTATGCCGCAAACTGCCTATTGGCTAGAAAACTTTCTGAATCCGGAGTGCGTTTTGTGCAATTGTACCACCAAGGTTGGGATCAGCATAATAATTTAGTAGGAGAAATGGCAGGACAGGCCAAAGATGTAGATATGGCATCCGCAGCGCTGATAACCGATTTAAAACAACGTGGATTATTAGATGAGACCTTGGTCATTTGGAGTGGGGAATTTGGTAGAACTAATTATTGCCAAGGTAAATTGACAAAGGATAATTATGGACGTGATCACCACCCCAGGTGCTATAGTATTTTTATGGCGGGTGGAGGTGTTAAAGCCGGATTGTCTTATGGTAAAACAGATGAGCTTGGTTATAATATTGTAGAGAGTCCCGTTCATATTCATGACTTACACGCAACTATTATGCATTTAATGGGCTTGGATCATGAAAAATTAACCCATAAACATCTTGGAAGAAGGTTTAGGTTGACCGATGTTCATGGTCATGTTGTTAAAGATATTTTGGCTTAG
- a CDS encoding PSD1 and planctomycete cytochrome C domain-containing protein, with amino-acid sequence MKRIVLHIVFLCVILVSCKEEGQYASIPGKKIPEIVDYNFDVRPILSDKCFNCHGPDANKRSAELRLDTPEGAYKALKDSENEFAIVPKNIEKSVVYQRITAKDSADLMPPLDSNLKLSEYEIKVLKKWIEQGSVYEPHWAFIPVKKPEAPQVSSDWVNNEIDQFVLRKLNEVGLAPNEIADKERLLKRVSLDITGLPPSTEMRKKFMQNQAGDAYEQIVDELLASKHYGEKMASHWLDVARYADSHGFQNDQLRTMWPWRDWVIYAFNQNYSYEKFVTYQLAGDLMPEKNMETILATGFNRNHKINQEAGIIEEEFRIENVTDRTNTFGKAFLGLTLECAKCHDHKYDPISQKDYFSTFAFFDKVVHREKALGEVLAEPPLITLTDDIIQKELPFVNKKAPENVDVMVIEEKPDIRTTHVLNRGVYDDKGEIVQPRTPESVLKFDTLVFDSNRLGLTKWLFDTKNPLTSRVFVNRVWQEIFGEGIVRSSGDFGMQGDLPTHIGLLNWLSSDFMENNWDIKRLVKQIVMSSTYKQSSVVTKEKLAVDPDNRYLSHMPRLRFSAETIRDHALATSGLLNDEIGGRSVKVYQPDGIWEAASSGRGILANYVQDHGEDLYRRGIYIFIKRTTLPPVQLTFDAATRDQCEVKRQSTMTPLQALIALNDPTILEASRVLSEKLVKEKGTVEEKIEKAFGRILCRNIKPEEKQMLVDYYHDQEAAFSADKDKARSFIEVGEYPILEGRDEVKVASLMQIIHTIYNLEETIVKG; translated from the coding sequence ATGAAAAGAATCGTTCTACATATCGTCTTTCTTTGTGTAATCCTGGTTTCTTGTAAAGAGGAAGGACAGTATGCTTCTATTCCAGGGAAAAAAATACCCGAAATAGTCGATTATAATTTTGACGTGCGCCCTATATTATCTGACAAATGTTTCAATTGTCATGGTCCGGATGCGAATAAAAGGTCGGCGGAACTTCGTTTAGATACCCCGGAAGGCGCTTATAAAGCACTAAAAGATTCTGAGAACGAATTTGCAATTGTTCCTAAAAACATTGAAAAATCAGTTGTTTATCAGCGGATAACCGCGAAAGATAGTGCCGATTTAATGCCTCCCTTAGACTCCAATCTTAAACTATCTGAATATGAAATAAAGGTTCTAAAAAAGTGGATAGAGCAGGGTAGCGTTTATGAACCGCACTGGGCGTTTATACCTGTTAAAAAACCTGAGGCTCCGCAAGTATCCTCTGATTGGGTAAACAATGAAATTGATCAGTTTGTTTTACGAAAGCTCAATGAGGTAGGTTTAGCTCCCAATGAAATAGCGGACAAGGAACGCTTACTAAAAAGGGTTTCTTTAGATATTACGGGATTACCACCATCAACTGAAATGCGTAAAAAATTTATGCAGAACCAAGCTGGTGATGCCTATGAACAAATTGTAGATGAATTACTGGCCAGTAAGCATTACGGAGAGAAAATGGCAAGCCATTGGTTAGATGTGGCGCGCTATGCTGATTCTCACGGCTTTCAGAACGATCAGTTAAGAACTATGTGGCCTTGGCGAGACTGGGTAATTTATGCCTTTAATCAAAATTACAGCTATGAAAAATTCGTAACCTATCAATTAGCCGGCGATTTGATGCCAGAGAAGAATATGGAAACTATTTTGGCAACAGGTTTTAATAGAAACCATAAAATCAATCAAGAAGCGGGTATTATAGAGGAGGAATTTAGAATCGAAAACGTAACGGATAGGACCAATACTTTTGGTAAAGCCTTTTTAGGGCTAACCTTGGAATGTGCCAAATGTCATGATCATAAGTACGACCCTATATCTCAGAAAGATTACTTCAGCACTTTTGCTTTTTTCGATAAAGTAGTACATCGCGAGAAGGCATTGGGAGAGGTCTTGGCGGAACCACCGCTAATTACTTTAACGGATGATATAATCCAAAAAGAGCTTCCGTTCGTGAATAAGAAAGCTCCGGAAAATGTAGATGTTATGGTTATTGAGGAGAAACCGGACATTAGAACTACGCATGTATTGAACAGGGGTGTTTATGATGATAAAGGAGAAATTGTTCAGCCAAGAACACCTGAATCGGTGTTGAAATTTGATACGTTAGTTTTTGATAGTAATCGTCTTGGATTAACAAAATGGCTCTTTGATACTAAAAACCCATTGACCAGTAGGGTATTTGTGAATAGAGTTTGGCAGGAGATATTTGGGGAAGGAATAGTAAGGTCTTCCGGCGATTTTGGTATGCAGGGCGACTTACCTACACATATAGGTTTGCTGAACTGGCTTTCCTCAGATTTTATGGAGAATAATTGGGATATCAAACGATTGGTAAAACAAATCGTGATGTCTTCAACGTACAAACAATCTTCTGTAGTTACGAAAGAAAAATTAGCGGTCGACCCAGACAACAGGTACTTGTCTCATATGCCGCGTTTACGGTTCAGTGCGGAGACTATACGGGATCATGCTTTAGCTACAAGCGGATTATTGAATGATGAAATAGGAGGACGAAGTGTTAAGGTGTATCAACCAGATGGCATTTGGGAAGCGGCAAGCTCAGGCCGTGGTATTTTGGCAAACTATGTGCAGGACCATGGTGAAGATTTGTACAGAAGAGGGATTTATATTTTTATAAAGCGAACGACCTTACCACCCGTACAGTTAACTTTTGATGCCGCTACAAGAGATCAATGCGAAGTAAAAAGGCAATCAACAATGACTCCGCTTCAAGCATTGATTGCTTTGAACGACCCTACTATTCTTGAGGCTTCAAGAGTATTGTCAGAGAAGTTGGTAAAGGAAAAAGGCACGGTAGAGGAAAAAATAGAAAAAGCTTTTGGTAGAATATTATGCAGAAACATTAAACCGGAGGAAAAACAAATGTTGGTGGATTACTACCATGATCAAGAAGCAGCGTTCAGTGCGGATAAGGATAAGGCCAGAAGTTTTATTGAAGTAGGGGAATACCCCATTCTAGAAGGTCGGGACGAGGTGAAAGTAGCCTCGTTAATGCAAATCATTCATACCATCTACAATCTAGAGGAAACAATTGTAAAAGGGTAA
- a CDS encoding twin-arginine translocation signal domain-containing protein: MINSRRNFIKQSAMAGAALTVPSYSFGIINKPKLSEQIIGHGSFTYRVHQEWGNLNPGTTPIKNCHEMVMDSKGRLIMVTDEVKNNVIVYDKSGKLLKTWTHDLKSAHGLTLFKEGEEDMLFITDNDGAILKTTTDGKVLMQLSDPRETGVYKKDQKYRPTETAVAPNGDIYVADGYGSDFILQYNKDGEFIRKFGGHGLEDHLFSTAHGVTIDDRDPDNITLLCTSRKHNSFKRYTLDGKYLSTIFLPGAFVCRPVIDGANLYSGVCWSRLKYLEQTPDSGFVTILNKEDKVVSNPGGTAPVYENGELQLMLQDTPLFNHCHDVCIDNDKNIYVCQWNANKTYPIKLERI, encoded by the coding sequence ATGATAAACTCCAGACGAAATTTTATTAAACAATCAGCTATGGCTGGTGCCGCCCTAACCGTTCCTTCCTATAGCTTCGGGATTATAAATAAACCAAAATTGTCAGAGCAAATAATTGGTCATGGTAGTTTTACCTACCGTGTTCATCAAGAGTGGGGAAACCTTAACCCGGGAACGACCCCTATAAAAAATTGCCATGAAATGGTAATGGATTCCAAAGGGCGACTCATTATGGTTACTGATGAAGTTAAAAATAACGTCATTGTTTACGATAAATCCGGTAAGCTTTTAAAGACTTGGACGCATGATTTAAAATCCGCTCACGGCCTTACACTATTTAAAGAAGGGGAAGAAGATATGCTTTTCATAACCGATAATGATGGAGCAATTCTTAAAACGACTACCGATGGAAAAGTGTTGATGCAACTTTCCGATCCAAGAGAAACGGGAGTTTATAAGAAAGATCAAAAATACCGTCCTACAGAAACTGCAGTGGCTCCTAACGGTGATATTTATGTGGCCGATGGGTATGGTTCGGATTTTATTTTACAATACAATAAAGATGGAGAATTTATCAGAAAATTTGGCGGTCATGGGTTGGAAGACCATCTGTTCTCAACTGCTCATGGAGTAACCATTGATGATAGAGATCCTGATAATATTACGCTATTGTGCACCTCTCGAAAACATAACTCTTTTAAGCGTTACACCTTAGACGGAAAGTATTTATCCACTATTTTTCTTCCGGGTGCTTTTGTGTGCAGACCAGTAATAGATGGGGCTAATCTGTACTCAGGAGTATGTTGGTCTAGATTAAAATATTTAGAGCAAACACCAGATTCAGGTTTCGTCACCATTTTAAATAAAGAGGATAAGGTAGTTTCCAATCCTGGCGGTACCGCTCCTGTTTATGAAAATGGAGAATTGCAGCTTATGCTTCAAGATACACCGCTATTCAATCATTGCCATGATGTATGTATTGATAATGATAAGAACATTTATGTCTGCCAGTGGAACGCTAATAAGACATATCCTATTAAATTGGAAAGGATATAG